Genomic window (Gymnogyps californianus isolate 813 chromosome 2, ASM1813914v2, whole genome shotgun sequence):
ACATGGTTTACTGACTGCATCCAAGAGGCCCACATCATGACTGAATCctctaaataaaatagaaaatactcaGTCCTAGGAACTGATCCTAACTCTATTGCTGCCCTcaccttttctttgtcttgcatcactgaaagaggaaaatatattctCCAGAGCTATTCAAAGAATGGCTCTGCACATGCCAAACTGTAGATGGAGACCCACCACAGATCCACAGCTTATGCCAGCTTATATATGTGCTGGCACTTAACCTATGCTCATCACCATATCAGCCAAGTACCTAGTAAGTTTGGGGTATCCTCACAGGTTAAAACAGCTGACCTTATTGAAGGTCTGCTAGTTCGTAATACTGAATCATCAGCTAAAGATTTGGACTGTCATCTGAACCACAAGAAGCTTACACAGGATCTACTTACTGCATTGCTCCAGCATCACGcgaaacatttttattcagcatGCTCTCGTTACTTCTActatttttttgggggggagggggcggggctgGGAGAAAGctaagctgaaataaaatgttccaCATTTCTCTCCAAACAAGGTGATTTTTCTCCAGGATTTTATCAGCTTCCCCAGGAAAGTTTGGTTTCTTCTCAAGAATAAAAGAGGAGTTTCtaacttccttttctgcctttgaaaaagcaatCATAACAAACTATTGTGCTTATCCCACTGCACACTTCTAACAGCAATACTTGTGACAACGGGTCTGAGAGGACCCGCTCCTGAGAAACCCTCCGAAACCTGCCtgaagagcagctctgctcccaaaCACTGCAGTGCTTCTCCAACCCAGCCTCCTGTCCGCAGCAGGTTTGGGAGATGCtgacagaggagaaagaaggctCCTGATGACAGACAAAATCCTGCCTGTCTGTCAGGCAGGTCCCTGCAAGGGACCAGACACAAGCAGGCATGGTCAAGAGCGCATCGGAGCGTAGTCCATACTCCAGCCTTTCTGTCCTTTAGCTTTCGTGGAGGTGAAAAGGTGGCCTGGCACGCGGCGCAGACAGGGAGCAGAACATTCACCACCGAAGAGCAGCTTCAGGTGCAACAATTTGGCTTCCCCACTACTCCCTTCTCCTTAGGATCTCTGCATCTCACCATTTCAGACGCTTCTGGCACTTTCAGGAACGCAGTATGCCAGCCGTACCAGTTTGCCCAGTCTCAAGCTTACATGGCATATTTTTAAGGCTGCCATATATAAAATGACAGGTTGCAGATATAATGGCATTTctggaaatacttaaaattattaaGCTTGTCCCGACTTATTCTTACACAGAAACTAATGCtctaattttttaatgagaagtTAAAAACTAGTCATTGAAACCTATCTGAGGGAACATACAGCTCAGGTGGTGCTACCAGGGCTAGTGACCAGGGATCTTTGGCTCTTAAAGGACTTTGAAAATATAACAATCGCTGTCTAGATGCACAAGCCTGGCTGCATGACAGCAAACAATTTTAAGAAGCACAAGTATCCTGGAAGTCAACTTGTGTAATCTATCAGCGTTCACCTACCAAATTTCATCTTCAAGGACTGGAGCTGGATGTAGGCTTTCATACTCCTTCTGAGCccaaacagagagaaaaaaaaaaatctcccagaAACTTAAAGTCCAGAGCAAGGCGAGCTGAAATACAGACAAGCTTTCAGAGCACTGGGAGCTTTCTGACACTTGGCTGGGAGATGTCACATTCATTAGTATGGGTACACGGGCAGGAGGGGGGAGATTTAATTGCATATTTCCAAGCAAACATGACCTAAAAAGACTTAAGCAAAGTTACATTTTCTGAACAGTCATGGCAAAACCTATATAAACCCCAGACATTTGCGCAGTCATAAACTGCTCTTTAAGACACAATTTTAGCTGTCAGAAGTGCATAACTGTATTGCCTAATCCAATCAGGTGTGACAATGATAAAGCAGTATAATAGCTAGACCCAAGCGACAAAAATATCCCTTAGGCCCAGTTCTCCTACTAAAAGATGCTCATTGAAAAGTCTAACTAGATGCAGCGGAAATTTGTTCTAACGTGAACACggggtaggaaaaaaatccaatgttTGGACACAGCAACTGCAATCTCAGATGTATGCACTACTCTGAGTAACGAACAAGAACATTGCTTATAAAATTGCCTTTACTGCAATTTTGCTACACAATAAAGCATGTGTACATTAAGTGACATTTTTCTGATtatcagaaaaagctttttacagAGCTTGCTTGACTGTGCTGaagctcatttttttctctcctactctcctaaactgatttaaaagcaaCTCTTGGTAGGCCACTAGTGAATGTATTGGACGGTCCCTTTTATTACAGCGGTATATCCCAACTGTCCCTtccaataacaacaaaaatcaattaCGAAAATTTCCTCTCTGTTAAATTACCACCAAAAATTCTTGGCAGTAGTAAAGGATATTGCTGTGTTTATCTATGTCAGCAAGAGAACTAGCCCCTAAATGTTTACATGATGTTTCTGTCAGACACAAGATGACAAAGGCTATTGCAAATACCCCTGAATCTGGGAATACATTTTGCTTCCCTTACACAGAAGGGCACTCAGTGCAAAATCTATAAGCCTTACTAATGTCACATTTTTTAACTGTCTCCTTCCTGAAACTTTTACCTCAGGTGCATGATAAAtaaggttttaaaattacagatgcAAGTCATGTATTTTGCAGATTCAGCTGTgtctttcccccctcccaattTAGTGAGAAACTAACTTTTAAGTGATTCATTTGTAATATCAGCAACCTACTACTTTGCTGTTCTGTTACTGGTTTTTATGATTTGCTACAAAGATGAATAAACCAACTCCATGCAAGGTGCTCCAGTGGCAACGGTGGTCACCCTTCAGTATTTTGCAGAAGGTCAAAAAGAGCCATTTTTGACAGAGGATTTACAGTAATTTTACTGGAAAGTTAAAGTGAATGTCAATATTTAATTCAGATCCTGCATGCTCTAATATAAAGGGGCTTTAATTcttgtaaaaatacatatattaataAACAGAAACTCATGACATAAAAGCGAAGAGTGGCCAATAAGGTAGTGGTGTCCTTTGGTGGAGTCTCACTGTCACAGGGGAAATCCCCCTTAGCTTACAGAGATGTAACATACTGTAACTAGACCAAGTCACCACTGGATATAAAATGAAATCTCGTTTATATTACATGCAACTCCAGCAAAATATATGCCAATCCTTTCAAACTTATTTCCCAAAGCTTCTTACTACTAAtaccagaggaaaagaaaaatggatagCATGTATATATCCTATGTGTATATGCATACTGTTACGCATACGCACGCAGAGTAGattaaatctttttccttcaagcCAGTTATAGCATAATCTAATTACTGCAGCAAGCTGTAGGATACCAGTGCACTGCAAGCATTGTTCAACAAGTTAAGGAAAAGTTACTTTTTCGATTTCCAAGAGGAAGGGTGGTGACCTATAAAGCTGTAAAGGAAACCACTCACAGAGTTATTTCAATACCCTTGCTAAAAACAGCCCCCTGGAATTATAAGAGTCTCTTCCTCATCCTGCTCAGAACAATTGGAAAATTGCAGATCAGTTAAAATACGTTAAtttaatagattaaaaaataaaatgaatggagacaaaaaaaataacagttctCACTCATGGAATTGCACTGCTCATACCTCCAATTTCTCTGGTAGTTGCATCTGGATTTAGGTAGTGGAAAGAGTGCCTCAAATTACGTAACAAGTATACTTAAAACGCGTTACAGATCCTGAGTGTCATTCTCTCCCAAAGACTTTACTTTTCAGTTTATCCTAAAGTCATTGGGAACAGGCTTAACTTAAGCCAAAATAAACACTGATTGCTAGAAGCTTTGGGGTGAACAACATCAGACTGGATTTGACATAaactggtgattttttttcctacctgatcagataaaatctaaaataaacactatataagcattttataaaatacaggaCAATGATAAAATGGGGTTTATGTTGCTTACTGTAATTTCTTCTACAATATATTCATCACAGGGATTTATGTGATAAATGTAGCATCACATTCCCTCTTAGCCCATGATGCAATTATCTGCACTAAACACAGCAAGGTAGGGCATACTGTTAGCTGCACTTCAACAGGCGTGGGGGAGAACAAAAACAAGGCGGGGGAAGcatctgtatttgtaaaaaaatgcattgtgtCACACAGCAGAGCCGCAAACACTGCACCAGTAGACACTAATACAGCcattttccccccctcccttttcaTCTGATTCCTCAGTAAATACACAGCCACAAACACCTGAGGTACAAACCAATGTGTGCCTTAACCTATCCATGACAAAGCAggacttttaaaatcttccatATCCAGATTACTGCCTTCACAAGGTCTGGCCTTGTCCTCTGTACGTCAGAAGGACATTGATTTTTCACTAACGCAGTTGTAGTGCCCGGGCAGGTAACGGGGAGCAGTATGCCAGGGAACAAGTTCAGCGGGTAGATGACTCTGCAGATTCACAGATCAAAGGCTTGCTCCACACGGGATCAGCACAAACTTGACATTGTGGTATTAGCTACAAAATCCTATACTATTAATCCAGGTGAGAGAAGAGGATTCATGTCCAACTTCTTCTACTGATCCTTTCTGTTACcctatttctgctttgcagaagatCCAGGAATTTAGACTAATGAACTAATTTCTTAGGAAACAGACTGGCCATGCATCACTTTTCCTTATTgctcaggtttatttttttataacacAGAAGATGAACCCACAACTGCTAAAGCTCAAGGATAGCAGGCCTCATCCTAGTGATAGAAAACTTGATTAATTAAATGGCCCTTGGGATATCTTGTTTTAACACTAGAACTGTGAAAGTTaattcctaaaagaaaaagaagtaaaaatcaCATGACTCAGAAGTAGTTCCACTATCTTCTGCCCACAGTGAACTGGGAAAGAGGTGAAATTTGGAAAAGGTTAAATTCATCCATGAATATAAAAGATTCCTcgtgtaattttaaaaagcatctatCAAAGATATGACAGCACAGTTCCAAAGTCACATAAATGAGTTAATATTTGGCAATCCAGTgcatactgtttttaaaaagctacagCAGAGCACTGCAGCATCAGTGGTTACCCGCTACGACTTGTAAACTTAGCTACAGGTAAATGAGGGACAAGTCCCTACACTCCGTAACGCCTACCTCTGAATGCACATCCTGCTTGTTCGTATGTGGCTACCACGCTAATGCTGTTTACTCCTTGTAGTAGGTACTGAACTTCAGTACTTTTCTCATCAGCTCATAGTTTAAAGGCAGACTTCCCTCACACACAGCTGGCCCCAACCCCACAGCGTGCACCACACCAGTGCCTTCTACCTTCAAACCATCTAATTCTCTAACTCTGACAGGTGTGCTTAATTATACCACAGTCTTCTACAGGTGACACTGACCTCACTGTCGGGACTATACAGAGTtcgccaccaccaccaccattaCTTGCGGATTGTCATTTGGCATCCAATTTACATGTTACCTTACCAGAAGTGCCTCCTTTCCTCTTGATTTATGATTCAGTTTTACAGGAACCTCCCATTGCTCCCGTTCTAGAAAGAGCGCGATGACAAACGGGCTCTGTGCTGCCTTTTCTTGTGCTCTGCATCCACAAACAGACCCTAACCGTGcgttctgcagcagctgggagggggcagcagCACGGGCCCGGTCGTGGCACACCGTGCCCGCACGCCACCGCTCACCCCGCAGGACCAAGCGCACCCGCTCAGCCCgtggcagcacacagcaggGCAGTGTTTGGCCACTCCGCCTGTCACATGCGGGGGACACATGGTTTCGCTTCCGACACTGGCAGGGAAAAGTTTACTTACTTAAACGCATCCCAAGCCGCTCCGGGCGGCTCGGTGGCCCTGCCCCGGTTGCTCTCGTCGCATGCCGCAGCGCGGCCGGGTGTCCCGCCGCGCTCCCGGGCCCCTCCGCAGCGGGGAagcgccgccgctccccgccttcccccccccccccccccccccgttacCTTCCTGAGGGCCGCCCGCAAGTCGTGGTACCGCGGCGAGCCACCGCCGCGCCCGCCGTCCCACTGCCCCGAGCTGCCGCCGCGCAGGGCCGAGGCCAAGCGCGCCCAGCGCCTGCCGCCGCGCAGCGCCATAGCCGCCATGGCCGCCAccgcctgccccgctcccctccgccccgctCCGGCGAGGGCAAGGGCCGCGGCCTGACCCGGCGAACTTTAACGGCTGGTCCGGGTCGCCGCGGCGGGCCCTCCACCGCCCCgtccctcctccagctcctctcccccgCAGCAAGCCACGGCAGGCTCTCGGGTTACGGGCAGGTTTTCTTTAATGCCAACGAACAGCCATGAAGCAACCGATAAACGGGTGGCGACAGCGGGCGCCGCGAAGCGAAAGGAGCCGTCCCCGCCGCGGGAGGAGGGACGGCCGCGCCGGGGAGCGGGGGACAGCCGTCCCTGCCGAGCGACCGACGCGGGTCTCGGCTGCTTTCGGGttggtttctttatttttgtaagaaggaaaaaaaaaaaaaagaaagaaatccgCTCCTGTGCTCGTTCAACAAGGACCGGCGGCGGTGGGGACACGCTAGTGACTCCCTACAGGTACAACAAGAGTGTCTGCTCCGGTGGCAGGCGCTGGGTTCGTGTTCCTAAGCGATGACGCAGCCTCCCTTCTCCTTGAAGGGGTTCTTGTCCTCGGGAACCCCCTTCACCAGCGGGTCCTCGCCCGACCGCTCCTCGATGTAGTTCTTGATCTCTTCGGAGCACTTGGACACCTCGagtgaaagaacagagaagtgGCTGCCTTACGGCCAGAGCTCACCATGTGCATCAGAACAGCAAACCAGGGAATTCacatcctcctttctcttaCTTACCTTCCCATCAAATATAAAAGATCTGACCACAGAGCCAGCATTAAGCATGTGCAGAGTCAGCTTCCTTCCACTTTTTTCACAGCCCGATATTCACAGAACACGTGAGTATCCCTGGGAATGTATATGCCACTTTGAACAGCAGTTGCTGCGTAGctaaacttgcatttttttaaattagccaATATAGTTTTATCAAGCTGCGGATCACACTCCCCCTCGGCATCAGCATGACTGATGGTCAATGGGTTCAGGATCAGTAACTTTCAATTCAGTTTCAAAGTATTTATGACTTCACGTGCTTGTCCCAAACAAAACATTCAGTAATGATTTTTCAGTGGTAATACAAATGCTCACTTTGCGGTTCTATAATAGCAACCATGCATCTTGAATGGGAGTAAAGACTAGACTAGCAAAGACAATTTACTTACAGGTTACCTGGGGTTATTTTGAACAACGGTTAAGAAAACAGCCTGTTGTGTTATGAGAGAACATAATATGCATGACACTTTGCATGACATTCGTAGCAAACTAGCACTGATGTAGGTAAGCCTGCATATAACCTGCCTGTGAAGAAGAAATGGGTTTAGTTTGTGTTCACTGAGACAGGAGCACATGTAGTAGCAGTGTCTGTGGAGCCTGAGAGTGCACAAGCAAATCCCACCAGCTCCAGAGGATCCTTGTCCACGTACATCTCTCGTTTCCTTTCCCTATGTCAGCAGAAACTGTCTGTAGGTGCTCAAATACCTGACATGTCTGAGGACATGCTCCCGGCTCTGTCCTCACGTCCTCCCTTCCTACCCGCAATCCCTGCGGAGGCACAGCAGTGCAGAGTCAGCAGCAGGAACCAGCTGTTGGCCAGGCCACTAGATGACTAGTATTTCTAATTTAAGGCCCCTTGCCTCCTTtgttaattatattttactcCATAGGTAAAATTATGACAAGAGAACCAATGAATTTACCTGCTGTATCACAGACCAACAGAGCATGGCCTGTGCAAAATTAAGCTTTAAGCCATCAGAAAGAACTCAGAGTTAATTCCCAATTAAACAGGGCATAAAATAAGGTCTAACTACCTCCAGCTGCCTGACAGCAAAGAAGAATTTGGACCTACAAATCCCATTACAAGGGCTTTGCTCTTCTGTGTCTTGCAAACCCTGTTCATTCAAATTGGAGCACATTATGCCACAGTAAAGCTGTGCTCCAAAGTATATGCAGGACCAGGGTTTGTTTTACTTCAGTCAGCACTATCAGGATCTTTTCcacatacaagaaaaaaatgtctgcttAAATATACattcagacatttttattcattcaaaaaattattcaaaaggGTATTTCCTCTTTGTGCTGTAAAGGTATAGGAAGGGGTCAAGAAAACTTTGGCCACAAGTTTTTACTTTTGGTGACAACAGAAGTGTGGCTTCTGCATTTCCCTGTCCCTGTAACACCCATACAGGTACCACGGGACTGTGACAATTACaacacagatttcattttcacagtgaaaCTTCTGTTATAATGCACTGGTAAAATTGAGGATGTTGTCTGTGCTTTACTACAGGTGATTTGAAAATATCTATTGCCCTAAAGTGATCAGGCTTCTGGTTTATTCCGAAAATTTAGgcaagaattttaaattattactattatgAACATCAAAATCTGTACATCCTACAGAGTATATTTCAGTTACATGGGAACTCTCTGAGGGATGATATTGATATCTACAGTACTTGGATGTAGAGCCCTCAACACTGATGGAGCTTTAGACTATACCATAACATCTACAATCACTGATACCTAACTGACAGCTAAAACATAACTGtggctttcttattttctgggCTAAACACCTAGACCTGCAATGTAATTAGCGTGACTAATGCTGCTGATGCCcacatataaatgtatttttagtccTAACTAGAAGCGTTTATTTAGATGTAGTTTGCTTCTGTTAGcatgcagaataaaaaagaaaagaaaaagaacattagtTTTATCATGGAGCAAGATCAGTCCTGCATGGCTTTCATCTAtagaaaatgtgcaaaaatacaaaaatttcaCTGGAAACGACTTCACCTGTGGAAAGGAACAATCAGTGTAAATGACGACAAGTACAATGTTTCCATCGGAGAAGGCTGGATGGATCATGGCTCTGCACCAGCAGTCCTCTGgcccctgccctctgcccgGGCACCGCACAGTAGGCGAAGCGGGGGAGCGGTGCCGGGGGGAGAGGGCGGCCGTGGCCGCGCCGCTTCTCCCGCAGCCCGGCCGGGTGCGGTGCGGTCCCagacgggacgggacgggacgggacagGGAGCGGTGCGGCAGCAGGGCTTCCCGCCGGTACACCACCCCCTCACCTAGCACTGGCAGATCCCAACGCGTTTTACAGAGGAGGGGAACTGAGCTCGACGCGCTCCTCCCTCGCCAGGCGAGGCTGCTTTGTGCTGGCACTGGGCTTCAGGGACTCgcaagggaggg
Coding sequences:
- the LOC127012931 gene encoding guanine nucleotide-binding protein G(I)/G(S)/G(O) subunit gamma-11; the encoded protein is MPAINIEDLSEKDKLKMEVEQLRKEVKLERQPVSKCSEEIKNYIEERSGEDPLVKGVPEDKNPFKEKGGCVIA